A genomic region of Manihot esculenta cultivar AM560-2 chromosome 15, M.esculenta_v8, whole genome shotgun sequence contains the following coding sequences:
- the LOC110601244 gene encoding uncharacterized protein LOC110601244 isoform X4 yields the protein MLNKSILQVAAKYVDSDLSGCLLQFLALGTKAGTWCGKHLKMTLMSGTDSQEEEHCDCFFQLLLDFLSLSAASATALTRYPVFTDNDSTIIVESFVSEQLSLIKDVVSETKRINSYGSEVLRVAQMVIDAVVRLCKEYSLVVNWDAWEAKPGKDGSSVDHKEENMRNHVINITKSTTEKLCEMGILAANDGGSLVTILNVSWKGVVTLLQLCKGALAERVSVQGIIVALISLVIEPLRCAAMAWSTLLEETISAIEARRTFLPVKFYLINAVKISSLYPCQTYFVYRELVQCVIVISSFRILLSFEKLLNTASEVFSELLEKTSMDLLTSLLNSAEVKLEHKFELLDWLFTDQRYSNSLGDSSSYCRIDSIIEMFSLSNKSMPQERLLLLGRVVLFHTLLRYSVGLEEDVQNIITRKLEWFLDVVVDDKVYSSVLDMQIPVPYGSGKTIELVWQPMFSASVNAIKTFMIVVSASKCWTELEAFLLENLFHPHFLCWEIIMELWCFLLRHAETNMVNDIVDKFYSLMRLLASPESVLIPSSPLRKMGRAICLLLANGTSSIVDRIYSSAVGDSSVIYVALFLEGFPLNSLSDNIRSNAKQKIVTDYFSFIGSPNDKLSTACSSGVFGIPVFTLSASLQSQQVSISDVEMKSLNFLVTIIRNFKNPADKLMKEYYHKLLSEALGIVSNMKHLYKSDEMEEVILELQTLFISGVTASDPLLYRCKPYLALFMGGLGEMEMSENDDCVKSSAVWELYHTLFREQHWALVHLAIAAFGYFAARTSCNQLWRFVPENAALSYDLLSGNEANEERFMSELKAFLEKEMALLTITPSSEQIDLLMKEGVVLKEKVQKISNIHTQATEREEIDADIQSNKRRKLPDGISRGVELLQSGMKVISDGLSQWPQNHFESPEHDMFLSHISKLKDVISHIVGMAGDC from the exons ATGTTAAACAAATCTATATTGCAGGTGGCTGCAAAATATGTAGATTCAGACTTATCTGGATGTTTACTACAGTTTCTTGCTCTTGGGACAAAG GCAGGCACATGGTGTGGAAAGCATCTGAAGATGACTCTTATGTCAGGTACAGACTCTCAAGAAGAAGAACATTGCGACTGCTTTTTTCAG CTTCTTTTGGATTTCTTAAGCCTCTCTGCAGCTAGTGCCACTGCTTTGACCAGATATCCTGTTTTCACTGACAATGATTCCACAATTATTGTTGAAAGCTTTGTTTCAGAACAGTTGTCTCTAATAAAGGATGTAGTATCAGAGACTAAG AGAATCAATTCCTATGGCTCAGAAGTACTGAGAGTTGCACAGATGGTGATTGATGCTGTGGTGAGACTATGCAAGGAGTATTCCCTAGTTGTGAATTGGGATGCATGGGAGGCAAAACCTGGGAAGGATGGGAGCAGCGTAGACCATAAAGAGGAAAATATGAGGAATCATGTTATAAACATAACAAAGTCCACCACAGAGAAATTGTGCGAAATGGGTATCCTTGCAGCAAATGATGGCGGAAGTCTGGTAACCATTCTCAATGTATCATGGAAAGGTGTGGTTACCTTGCTTCAGCTATGCAAGGGAGCGTTAGCAGAGAGAGTAAGTGTGCAAGGTATTATTGTAGCCCTAATTTCACTCGTCATTGAACCTCTTAGATGTGCAGCTATGGCTTGGTCTACTTTGTTGGAGGAAACCATTTCTGCAATTGAAGCCAGGAGGACATTTCTTCCTGTCAAATTTTACCTTATCAATGCAGTGAAAATATCTTCATTGTATCCATGCCAAACATATTTTGTATACAGGGAATTAGTGCAGTGTGTTATAGTGATCTCCTCTTTCAGGATTTTATTGAGCTTTGAAAAACTTCTGAATACTGCAAGCGAAGTGTTCTCAGAACTTCTGGAGAAGACGTCTATGGATTTGCTTACTTCTTTACTAAATTCAGCCGAAGTGAAACTGGAGCACAAGTTTGAACTCCTTGATTGGTTGTTCACTGATCAACGCTATTCAAATTCACTTGGAGATTCAAGTAGTTATTGTCGTATAGACTCAATAATTGAAATGTTTTCTCTTAGTAATAAATCTATGCCCCAAGAGAGACTATTGCTTCTTGGTCGGGTTGTACTGTTTCATACTTTGCTAAGATATTCTGTTGGTCTTGAAGAAGATGTACAGAACATAATAACAAGAAAGCTTGAATGGTTTTTGGATGTAGTAGTTGATGATAAGGTGTACTCTTCCGTTCTTGATATGCAGATTCCTGTACCATATGGATCTGGGAAAACAATTGAATTGGTCTGGCAGCCTATGTTTTCTGCATCTGTGAATGCAATAAAAACCTTCATGATTGTAGTGTCTGCAAGTAAATGTTGGACGGAGTTGGAGGCTTTTCTGCTTGAGAATCTCTTCCATCCACATTTTCTATGCTGGGAGATTATAATGGAACTTTGGTGCTTTTTATTGCGTCATGCTGAAACTAACATGGTAAATGACATTGTTGATAAGTTCTACTCATTAATGAGGTTACTGGCATCTCCAGAATCAGTTCTTATTCCTTCTTCTCCTCTGAGGAAAATGGGAAGAGCAATCTGCTTGCTTCTTGCTAATGGGACTTCATCTATAGTTGACCGTATTTATAGTTCAGCTGTTGGTGATTCATCAGTTATATATGTTGCCTTGTTCTTGGAAGGCTTTCCTCTCAATTCTCTGTCTGATAACATCAGAAGTAATGCTAAACAGAAAATTGTTACTGATTATTTTAGCTTCATAGGAAGTCCTAATGACAAGCTGTCGACTGCTTGTAGTTCTGGTGTATTTGGGATTCCAGTGTTCACTCTATCAGCTTCACTGCAGTCTCA ACAGGTTAGCATATCTGATGTTGAAATGAAGAGCCTCAACTTCTTAGTTACTATTATCCGCAACTTCAAAAATCCTGCAGACAAACTAATGAAGGAATATTATCATAAGCTTTTAAGTGAAGCACTGGGGATTGTCTCAAACATGAAGCATCTGTACAAATCTGATGAGATGGAAGAAGTCATCTTGGAGCTTCAAACCCTGTTTATCTCAGGGGTAACAGCCTCTGATCCACTATTGTATCGGTGCAAACCATATCTGGCACTTTTCATGGGAGGACTCGGGGAAATGGAGATGTCAGAAAATGATGATTGTGTGAAGAGTTCTGCTGTCTGGGAGTTGTATCACACGCTATTTAGGGAGCAGCACTGGGCACTTGTTCATCTTGCAATTGCTGCTTTTGGATATTTTGCTGCTCGTACTTCTTGCAATCAGCTATGGCGATTCGTGCCAGAAAATGCAGCTCTATCATATGATCTATTGTCAGGAAATGAAGCAAATGAAGAGAGATTTATGTCTGAGCTGAAGGCATTTCTTGAGAAGGAAATGGCTCTTCTTACCATTACGCCTAGCTCTGAGCAGATTGACTTGCTCATGAAGGAAGGTGTGGTGCTGAAAGAAAAGGTTCAGAAAATTTCTAATATACATACACAGGCTACGGAACGAGAGGAGATTGATGCTGATATCCAATCAAATAAAAGAAGGAAACTCCCTGATGGAATCAGCAGGGGAGTGGAACTACTCCAAAGTGGCATGAAGGTTATTAGTGATGGCCTTTCCCAGTGGCCACAAAATCATTTTGAATCCCCTGAACATGACATGTTTTTGAGTCACATTTCCAAACTGAAAGATGTAATCTCTCACATAGTCGGCATGGCGGGTGATTGTTAA